From Capra hircus breed San Clemente chromosome 1, ASM170441v1, whole genome shotgun sequence, the proteins below share one genomic window:
- the HACL1 gene encoding 2-hydroxyacyl-CoA lyase 1: MSESNLAARSDGLEGQVSGARVIAQALKTQDVNYMFGIVGIPVTEIALAAQEVGIRYIGMRNEQAACYAASAVGYLTGRPGVCLVVSGPGLIHGLGGMANANMNCWPLIVIGGSSERSQETMGAFQEFPQVEACRLYSKFSARPSSIEAIPSIIEKAVRSSIYGRPGACYVDIPADFVNLQVNVNSIKYVECCMPPPISMAETSAVRMAASVIRNAKQPLVIIGKGAAYARAEESIRKLVEQCKLPFLPTPMGKGVIRDNHPNCVAAARSRALQFADVIVLLGARLNWILHFGLPPRYQPDVKFIQADICAEELGNNVRPAVTLLGDINAVTKQLLEQFDKTPWQYPPESEWWKVLREKMKSNEALSKELASKKSLPMNYYTVFYHVQEQLPRDCFVVSEGANTMDIGRTVLQNYLPRHRLDAGTFGTMGVGLGFAIAAAIVAKDRNPGKRVICVEGDSAFGFSGMEVETICRYNLPIVLLVVNNNGIYQGFDTDSWKEMLKFGDATTVAPPMSLLPHSHYEHVMTAFGGKGYFVQTPEELQKSLRQSLADTTNPSLINIMIEPQATRKAQDFHWLTQSNL, translated from the exons ATGTCGGAAAGTAACCTGGCGGCGCGCAGTGACGGGCTCGAGGGGCAGGTGTCCGGGGCGCGAGTCATCGCCCAGGCCCTGAAAACCCAG GACGTGAATTACATGTTCGGCATCGTAGGCATCCCGGTGACCGAAATCGCCCTTGCTGCGCAGGAGGTGGGCATCAGATACATCGGGATGAGGAATGAGCAGGCA GCTTGCTATGCTGCCTCTGCAGTTGGATATCTGACAGGCAG GCCAGGAGTCTGCCTTGTTGTTTCTGGCCCCGGTCTCATCCACGGTTTGGGCGGTATGGCAAATGCAAACATGAACTGTTG gCCCTTGATTGTGATTGGTGGTTCCTCTGAAAGAAGTCAGGAAACAATGGGAGCCTTCCAGGAGTTTCCTCAG GTTGAAGCTTGTAGACTATATAGCAAGTTCTCTGCCCGGCCAAGTAGCATAGAAGCTATTCCCTCTATTATCGAAAAG GCAGTGAGAAGCAGTATTTATGGTCGTCCAGGTGCTTGCTATGTCGACATACCTGCAGATTTCGTGAACCTCCAGGTGAATGTGAATTCTATAAA GTATGTGGAGTGCTGTATGCCACCTCCTATTAGTATGGCAGAAACCTCTGCTGTACGCATGGCAGCATCTGTGATTAGGAATGCCAAGCAGCCCCTAGTCATCATTGGGAAAG GTGCTGCTTATGCGCGTGCAGAGGAGAGCATCAGGAAGTTGGTGGAGCAGTGTAAATTGCCGTTTCTGCCCACCCCCATGGGAAAAGGTGTTATCCGTGACAACCATCCAAACTGTGTAGCTGCTGCCAGATCCAG ggcTTTGCAATTTGCTGATGTCATTGTATTACTTGGTGCCAGATTAAATTGGATTTTGCATTTTGGACTGCCTCCAAGGTATCAGCCAGATGTGAAGTTTATCCAG GCTGATATCTGTGCAGAAGAATTGGGGAATAATGTAAGGCCTGCTGTGACCTTGCTTGGAGACATAAATGCTGTCACTAAACAG cttttagaaCAATTTGATAAAACACCATGGCAGTATCCTCCTGAGAGCGagtggtggaaagttctgagagaAAAGATGAAGAGCAATGAAGCTTTATCCAAG GAATTAGCTTCCAAAAAATCTCTGCCTATGAACTATTACACAGTGTTCTACCATGTTCAAGAACAGCTACCCAGAGACTGTTTTGTGGTGAGTGAAGGAGCAAATACTATGGATATTGGACGCACTGTGCTTCAAAACTACCTTCCTCGCCACAG ACTTGATGCTGGTACTTTTGGAACAATGGGAGTCGGTTTGGGATTTGCCATTGCAGCTGCTATAGTGGCTAAAGATAGAAACCCAGGGAAGCGCGTCATCTGTGTGGAAGGAGACAGTGCATTTGGATTTTCTGGCATGGAAGTAGAAACCATCTGCAG GTACAACTTGCCAATTGTACTTTTGGTGGTGAATAATAATGGAATTTATCAAGGTTTTGATACGGATAGTTGGAAGGAAATGTTAAAATTTGGAGATGCTACTACAGT GGCCCCTCCAATGTCTCTTCTGCCCCACTCACATTATGAGCACGTCATGACTGCATTTGGAGGCAAAGGGTATTTTGTACAAACACCAGAAGAACTCCAGAAATCCCTGAGGCAGAGCCTGGCAGACACAACTAATCCTTCCCTTATCAACATCATGATTGAGCCGCAAGCCACACGGAAAGCCCAG